The following is a genomic window from Candidatus Omnitrophota bacterium.
CATCAATGCCGAAGTCGTCTATGGCTTTTTCAAAAAGCAGTGCTTCCGGTTTTCTGCAGGCGCATTCTTCGTCAGGCCTGTGGGGGCAGATGTATATGCCCGATATGTTTATTCCGTTCCCGGCGAGTTTGTCTGTCAGGGCTTTATTGAATTTCTTCACCTGATTCAAGCTGTAATAACCTCTGCCTATTCCCGATTGATTGCTTGCTATTATAAGGAGATAACCGGCGTCAGAAAGTTTTTTGAGGGCGGGGATCGTTTCAGGAAAGAGTTTCAGGTCTTTTTTCTTTATTACATAACCAGGATCGATATTCAGTGTGCCGTCACGGTCGAGCAGCACGGCTTTGTTCTCTCCGCCCCCGGGGAAAATGAGCTTTACGATGTCTTCGCTGTATGCGGATTCCGTTTCAACGCTTAGTATGTCGGCGGGCGAAGAAAGTCCCCCGAGCTTCACGGCGTCTTTTGCCGTTGTCAGCCATGTGAGATTCTTGTCCAGCTTATCAATGTCGGAGCCGCTGTAATCATGATGATCGCCGAAAGATATGAACTGTTGTAAGGCGATCCCGTTTTTTTCAAGGAATCTTTTGAAAGAATCGGGTTTCCCTATGCCGCAGAAGGCCCCGAGCTCCTTGTTCTCCAGGGATACAGCGGATATTTTTTCCGAAGTCTTTATATCCATGATACCGCTGAGTTTCAGTTCCGAGCTTATAACGGGAGCTTTTGTAAAAGAGCGTATTTGTTCCTTCAATTTTTCCACATCCCGCGTTTCGGCGAGATTTGATTTGCTGATGACGATCATATCGGCCCGCCTGAGAGCGCGCTTCCCTTCCCTCATAAGGCCCCGCCAGGGAGAAAGGGCGTCAACAATCACTATGTCCCTGTCTTTTCCCATTGTGAAATTCTGGAAGGCGTCATCAAGGATGAAAATGCCGCTTTTGAATTTTTTACGCGCGTATCTTATTCCCTTAATTCTGTTTTTGGAGACGATGACGGGTGTCGGGGCGAGTTTTTCCGCCATCATCACGGCTTCATCACCGAAAAGTTCAGCCGCCCCGGAGCCTGTTTGCGCCTGTGCGGGGCCTTTTGTTTTTCCTTTATATCCCCGGGTTATGACGGCTGGTTTCTTTTTACCGCCCAGCATCCGGCACAGATCAATGACAAACGCCGTTTTCCCGGTGCCGCCGGCGGATATGTTGCCGGCAGAAATCACAAAACCCGGCATTATCGCTTTTTTGCGTAAACCTTTTTCAAAAAGAAAGCGGTTTATCCCGGTTGCCGCGCCGTAGATAAGAGAAATAAGTTTAATCACGCCGCCATTATAACATTTTTGTGTTTTTTTGCTAAAATAATTCCATGGATTGGACAAGCAGATCGAGCGGAAAAAAATACGCCATCCCCTTCGGCGAAAGAACTTTTATAATGGGTATCATCAACACATCGCCGGATTCTTTTTCGGGCGACGGCCTCAATTCAGATGATGAGGCTCTCCGCCAGGCCGGGCGTTTCATCAGAGAGGGTGCCGACATTCTTGATGTCGGCGGTCAGTCAACCCGTCCCGGGGCCAAAGCGATAGATGCCGGAGAAGAAATAAAAAGGACGGCCTCTCTCATAAAAGAGCTGTCTTCAAAATTTGATGTTCCCGTATCCATTGACACATACAAATCGGAAGTCGCAAGAGCCGCCCTGGAAAACGGCGCCGCCATGATAAATGACATAAGCGCTTTTCAGTTTGATAAGAAGATGCCGGGAATAGTATCCGAATACGGGGTGCCGGCCATACTCATGCACATCAAAGGGATACCTGAAAATATGCAGGATGGCGTGATCGTCTATGACGATGTGATGGATTCCATAAAGGAATATCTGCGCAAAGCTATCAAGGGCGCTCTTGAGGCGGGCATCAGCGAGAACATGATAATAGTGGATCCTGGAATCGGGTTCGGCAAGACTGTTGAGCACAATCTCATAATACTCCAGCGCCTCGCTGAATTAAAAGAACTCGGCAGGCCCGTGCTGGCCGGGGTCTCGCGCAAGTCTTTTATCGGCAAAACGCTGAACCTTCCGGAGAATGACAGGCTGGAAGGGACCGCCGCTGCCGTGGCCGCCGCCATTATGAACGGGGCGGATATGATCAGGGTGCATGATGTCGGAGCTATGAAGAGAGTCGCGGCTATGACGGACGCTATTGTGAAAGCCGGAGGCGAATAAATGCGCCTGAGTTATTCAAAATTGAGCGCTTATGAGAAATGCCCGTATTCGTATAAGAAAGTTTATATCGACAGGGTGAAGACTCCTTACAAAAAGTATTTTTCCTTCGGCCATTCCCTGCACGCGGCTCTTGAGGATTTTTATTCGGGCCGCCTCTCGTACTGGCTGGGGCTGAAGAAGCCCTCGAAAGAAAATCTTATTTCCGCGCTCAGGCGGCATTGGAAGAGCGAGGGCTACAGCAGTGAGGAAAGCGAGCGCGCTTTTGAGGAGGGCAGACAGATACTTGAGAATTACTACGAGGTTTTTGTCCGCGGTGATTTCAGCCCCGCCTGGCGCGTGGAGCCGCAATTCTCGTTTTCCGCTGGCCGCCATCAGGTGGGGGGCTTTATAGACAGGATACACAGGAACGGCGGCGGTTTTGAGATAATAGATTATAAAACGCACAGGCAGATACCCGAGAAGGAAACGCTTGAGAGGGATCTTCAGCTTCCCATATACTACATCGGCTGTACCGAATATTTCAGGAAAAAGATAACGGCGGTTTCGTATATTTTTCTGAGGCACGCCAAAAAGGTGACTTATGACGTGAACCGTTTTGACGTCGGACGAATAAAACAGCGCATTGAGATGACAGCGGACCGCATGGCGGGGGAGAGCGATTTCCGGCCCCGCCGGAACAACTATTGCGGCGCCTGCGATTTCAAGAATGAATGCGGCCTGTTCAATTCCGCTTAATATGGATTTTCAGCCGAGAATAAATCAGGTGATCAGAAACGCCGGCATTGTTGCTGTTCTCATTATTGTCTCCCTGTTGTTTCTGGGCGGTAACATAAAGCTCGGGGAAAACGAGCTGAAGCTTCTCATAGCGCTGGCTACGCTTCTTGTGCTGAGTGTTTTCATGTTCTTCTGGGGATGGGAGCTATTCGGCATCAAGAGCATGATAGAGAACATACCCACCTCAAAAATACGCTCCATGCCCATGGGCATAGTGGAACTTAAGGGCGTCTCCGCCGCGAAGTATCCGCTGGAGACAAAACTCAACGGAATCAACTGCGTGTTCTATAAATACAAAGTGGAGAAACTGACCGTGACAGGCCACGGCGAAAACCGCCGCCGGGCCTGGAAGGTGATCGCCGAGGGCCAGAGCATAACGCCTTTTTACATCAAGGATTCAACAGGCACCGTGCTGATAGAGCCCTTTAACTGCGACAGCATACTTGAAAGAAAATACTATCATTCGGAAGGTTATGGTGACGGCGCGAAAAGATACAGCGAATGGTATGTGTCTCCCGGCGAACAGCTCTATGCCATAGGCTATGCCGGCAAAAGCCGCGATGTGATGGCAGGGAGAAAGGAGAAGCTCCTGACGCGGCTCAAGGAGATCAAGGCCTCGGCCGAATCCCGCGCGAAATATGATTTAAACGGCGACGGCAATCTGGACGATCACGAATGGATGATGGCGGTGGAGGACATTAAAAAAGCGATCGCGCTTGAAGAAGGCGCTGATGACCTCTGCGATGTGGCGGTGTCGGGGAGAAACGCTGAAAAGATGCTCATATCCGATAAAAGCGAGAAGGAACTTTTGAGCGGCTTCGCGCTGAAAAGTTTCTTTTTTATTTCCGGGGGCATTGTCGTGTTCGCGGTTTCTTCATATTTTCTTCTCGGCCTCTTGCGCTCATCAGGCCTTATCGAAAAATAAAATGCGGATGTATATAACCCCAAAAACCGCTTTTTCGCTAGACGGAAAATTTTTAACGGATAAAAAATCTAAAATTCCGCAACTCGCCCCGGCTTAGCACCGAGGCTCAGACAAGCGGAATTTCTTTACGATTTTTTCTCCTAAATTTTCCTATATCGCTTTAAAGCGCTTTATTGGGATTATTAACTTAGTGCGCGGCTTTTGTGTGAAAGGTAAAATTTGCTAATATTCAGGAAATATTAGAGGAGGGTCAGGCTTATGGATTATATTATAGATATTCTGCTCTGGGGCTCGCTTGCCGCGGTGGTGATATACATAGTCAAGATTTACAACAATCTTGTGGTGCTCAAAAGAAATGCGGATAAGGCCTGGTCCAACATCGATGTCCTCTTAAAGCAGAGGTATGATGAGATCCCGAAGCTGGTGAAAACCGTCAAGGGGTATATGGGGCACGAGAAATCAACGATTGTTGATGTGATAAAAGCCCGCGGCGCCTGCATTCACGCGGGCACCGTCGCCGAGCAGGGCCAGGCGGAAAATATGCTCAGCGGCGCCCTGGGAAAGCTCTTCGCTCTTTCGGAAAAATACCCGGAACTGAAAGCGAACGAGAATTTCGCGCATCTGCAGAGCAGGATAACGCAGATAGAGAACCAGATAGCCGACCGCAGGGAATTCTACAACGACAGCGTGAATGTCTATAACATAAGGATACACCAGCTGCCGGACGCTATGCTGGCGTCTTTCGTGGGATATAAAGACGCTGATCTTTTCAAAATATCAAGCAGAGAACGACAGGATGTGAACATTGACTTTTAAAGCTGAAGATTTTTTTGACCTGAGCGGTTTTCCCCACAGGGAGATTTTTAAGGATGTTGAAACTGTCTGGGAAGTGCTGCCGCTGATCGGCGGTTACATTAAGAAACACATAAAGCCGAATGTGAGCGACATCAGAAATGGCGGTGACCTTATAACAGAAAAAAAAGTGCTTGAAAACGGCGCGGTCGTTCACGCGGGCGCTCTTCTTATGGATGACAACATAGAACTTGGCCCGGGAGTTGTCGTCGAGCCCGGCGCTATGATAACGGGCCCGGTCATAATAGGCGAGAAGAGCGAGGTGCGGCAGGGCGCCTACATAAGGGGCAAGGTCATCACCGGCCCCGGATGCGTTATCGGCCACACGACTGAAATTAAAAACGCGATAATGACGGGTAAGAGCAAAGCCGGTCATTTTGCTTATATAGGAGACAGTATACTCGGCAGTGTTAATCTTGGAGCGGGTACAAAGCTTGCTAATTTTAAGCTGAGTGAGGATATAATAAATGTTATAAATCCGGATACGAGGCATAAAATTAATACGGGATTGAGAAAATTCGGCGCCATTCTCGGAGACGGCGTCTCAACCGGATGCAATTCGGTCATGATGCCGGGAACCATACTTGGTAAAAATTGCATGGTATACCCTAATTTTACTGTCCGCGGAACATGGGAAAACGGAACAATAATCAAATGGAATATGGGGACACTCGAGTTGGAGGGCAGAAAATGAGATTATTCGGAACGGACGGAATTAGGGGCGTGGCCAACAAAAGCCCGATGACGCCTTTTCATATTATGAAAGTTGGCGGCGCTCTGGCGAATTATTTCAAGAAGACAAAATCTCACCGCCCGAAAATACTGATAGGCAAAGACACCCGGCTTTCGGGATATATGCTTGAGAGTTCGCTCGCCGCCGGGATCACGGCAATGGGCGGGGATGTCCTGCTTGTGGGGCCTATGCCCACTCCGGGAATAGCGTTCCTGACAAAAAACATCAACGCGGATGCCGGCGTGGTTATTTCCGCCTCGCATAATCCCTATATGGACAACGGCATCAAAGTGTTCAACTCCGAGGGCATGAAACTTTCGGATTCCGCGGAAAAGGAAATAGAAAAGATAGCGCTTTCGGCAAACATACACCACCTTCTCCCCGTGTCTTCGCGGATAGGGAAGAATGTCCGTGTGGATGACGCTCTCGGGCGTTACATAGTATTCCTGAAAAATTCACTTCCGCGGGATTTTTCTCTGGAAGGAATGAAGGTCACACTCGATTGCGCAAACGGCGCCACTTATAAAATAGCCCCGATGATCTTCAACGAACTCCGCGCGGAGGTTAAAGCCGTGGGCATCAGCCCGGACGGGACCAACATCAATAAGAACTGCGGTTCCCTGTATCCTGAAAAGCTCGCTAACATAGTTTTAAAAGAGCGCTCGAACGCGGGATTTGCTTTTGACGGCGACGGCGACCGGCTCATCGCGATTGATGAAAAAGGCCATATAGTTTCAGGCGACGAGATAATAGCCATTGTTTCCAATTTTCTGAAAGAACAGAAACAGCTCAAAAACAATTTCGTGGTGGGAACGGTCATGTCCAATTACGGCCTTCGTAAATATTTCGAGCAGAAAGGGATCAGGAGTTCCATGACGAGGGTCGGGGATAAATATGTTCTTGAAGAGATGTACAAGCGCGGAGCCGTCATAGGCGGCGAGGATTCAGGGCATATTATTTTTCTCAATCATCACAGCACCGGAGACGGACTTCTCACGGCGCTCCAGCTTATTTCCGTGATGAAGCATACAAAAAAGAAACTTTCGGAATTGAGAAAAGTTATGAAAAGATATCCCCAGGTGCTCATCAATTTGCCCGTGGGCAAAAGAGCGGATTTCAAAAAGGTGCCTGAGCTCAAAAAAACATATGACGAGGCGTCCGCGAAGCTCGCGGGCCGCGGCAGAGTCCTTATCAGATACTCCGGCACCCAGCTCCTTCTGCGGATCATGGTGGAAGGGCCTTCCCATAAAGAAATAACCAAGATAGCCGAAGACCTTACAAAAATATTCAAAAAGAAATTAGCCTGAAACTCTGAAAAGTCCCCGAAAAGACGCTTTAGAGCGATATAGGAAAATTTAGGAGAAAAAAGCGTAAAGAAATTCCGCTTGTCTGAGCCACGGCATTAAGCCGGGGCGAGTTGCGGAATTTTAGATTTTTTATCCGTTAAAAATTTTCCGTCTAGCGAAAAAGCGCTTTTCGGGGACTTATCCAGCCAAACCTCTGCCATTATTTGCCTATACAGAATTTTGAGAATATCTCGTTTATCATCTCTTCCCTGAATTCCCGGCCGGTTATTTTGTCAAGTTCGGCGAGGGCCTTTTCAATGAGCCAGACGCTTTCAGCGGGCCTTCGGGAGAGGATCCCGCGGGCTTCTTTGATTTGGGAAAGACAGTTTTTCAGGCAATCGGCCTGACGCGCGGAAGTGAGGAGGGTGTCGTCTTCGGAAATAAAGGAGCCCGAAACGAGATGCCTGGCCAGATGTTTTTTGAGGCCGCTTATTCCGAGGTCTTTCAGGCAGGATATGTAAACAGGGCGTGCTGCCATTTTTTTTGGTTGTTCTTTTCTGCCGAGGTCTATTTTGTTTCCGGCCATGATTGTTTTTTTACGGAAGGGTTCCAGCATACGGATGATGTTCATGTCCTGCTCATCGGCTTTTTTTGAAGCGTCGAAAACAAAGATTATAATGTCCGCCTTATTTATGGCGTCCATGGTTTTGTTCATGCCTATTTTTTCTATCACGCCTCGCGGTTTTTTTCTTAAGCCCGCCGTGTCGTAGAGTTCAGCGGGTATTCCGCCTATTTCAACGCTTTCCCTGATTATATCTCTTGTTGTTCCGGGAATGGCTGTGACAATTGCCCGCTCGGATGAGCTGAGCGCGTTTATGAGTGAGGATTTTCCCACATTCGGTTTTCCCGCTATCACTATTTTTACCCCTTCGCTGAAGAGCCGTCCGGCCTCATATCCGTCAAGCAGCCGGGCGCTCTCTTCCTCCGCTCGCGAAATGTCCTTTTTTATTTTTGCCAGGCTCAGCGGAATATCGTCTTCGGGAAAATCTATGGCGGCGTTGAGTTCGGCGGCGGATGTTATGAGTAGTTTCCGCAATTCATCCAATTTTCGTGAAAGTTTACCGCCCATCTGGGCCGCGGCGATTTTTGCCGCTCTCTCACCCCGCGCGCTTATTATACCGGCGACGGATTCAGCCTGGATGAGATCTATGCGGCCGTTTAAAAAAGCCCGTTTTGTGAATTCCCCGGGTTCGGCGGCTCTGGCCCCATGCTCCAGGATGAGCTTAAAGATTTTTTTTATTATAACCGGGCCGCCGTGCGATGAGATCTCGGCGACATCTTCGCGCGTGTAGCTGCGGGGGCTGCGCATAAGAAAAACGAGAACCTCGTCCACGACTTCTCCGCCGTCGTGTATGCGCCCGTATGTGACGCTGTGCGAGGCGATATCCTTTATTTTTTTATGGTCCGCGGGGTTGAAGATTTTCTCAAGAATTTTCCCCGTGCAGGGCCCGCTTATCCGTATTAATCCGACGCTCGCGTGGCCCCATGCGCAGATTGGCGCGGCTATGGTGTCGGGGTAATATTTTGCCTTTCCGGCGGAATGTTCCCGCGCTCCGGTCATTTTAATTTCTTAAGTAAAATGTGTTGCGCCAGAGTGATGACGTTGCTTGTCAGCCAGTAAAGGACGAGCCCCGACGGGAATTTGAGGAATATGAAAGTGAAGAACAGCGGCATAAGGAGCAGCATCTTCTGGGTGGGATCCGTTATGCTTAACTTCTGCTGAAAAAACATCGTGGCGCCCATAAGGAGCGGCAGAGGCCCTATCGGCCATGAACCTATGAAAGGCAGGAAGGCGGGCAGATGGCCGAAAAGCATATCCGGCCTTGAAAGGTCGGTGAGCCAGAAAATAAAATGAGCGCCTCTGAGTTCAACAAGGCCCTGGAGCATTGTGAACAAGCTCCAGAAAATAGGTATCTGTATCAGCACGGGGAGGCATCCGCCGAGAGGGTTCACTTTCTGCACGCGGTAAAGATTGAGCAGCTCCTCGTTCATGCGTTTGGGGTCATCCTTGTACTGTGACTGCAGTTTTTTGACATAGGGCTGTATGCGTTTCATGGCTTCCGCGGATTTGATATTTTTCTTTGTCAGCGGGAACATGAATATCTGTATGATCAGCGTCAGCAGGCATATTGACCAGCCGTAATTGCCGAAGATGCCGTAAAAGAAATTAAGTATGTGGATGAAGAAAACGCTTATAAAGGAAAAGAGCCCGAGGTTCAATGTTTTCTCAAGGCCGTTTTTCCTCGCGGATAAGCCGGAATAGGATTTTTCGGCTGCGAGTATTTTCAGTTTCAGCGATTTGCCTTCAGGCGAGAACACTATTTCCGGATTCGTCTGCTTAGGATCAATAGAGAAAGAAGTTTTTCCTGAGGGAAAGAACGCCAGAAGGAAATATCTGTTTGAAACGCTCACCCATTCGGACAGGGCGCTTTCCAGGGGAGAAGATATTTTTTTTATTTTTTCGCCGTTGTTGTAATGGAATAGCTGCAGCTTGCGCTTTTCCTGCTCTTCCATAAGTTCGGGGTCGGTGCCTATGCCGCCCGCCCAGGCCGCTTCCACATGAGCGTCTCCGGCCGGAGACAGATTGATCGTCATATATTCGTCGTTAAGCGAATAAACGGCCGAGGCTCCTTTGTAGGACAGATGTATCTGGGCACCCCTTTTTATCACAACGGGGTCTTGAAGCGCCGCGCCGTTGGCATAAAAACGAAAGGGCCTTGTTTCGCCCTCTTTGATAAGGTCTACCTCGCCGTTTTTTTCCCTGATGAAAAGATGGCGTATGTCGCCCGATTCTTTCCCTATAAGGCAGCGCATTGAAGAATTTGATATTTCCAGGGTATCCTCTTCGCGGGGTGCGGGGATTTCCTGAACTTCCTGGCGTTTTGTCTCAGGGGCCGCGGAGGTTTTTTTCTCGACCGGTGAAGTGCTTGTTGTTTGAGGCGCGCGCTCCTCCGGCGGTTTTTGTTTTTTGGAAATAGCGCTCCACCACAAGGCCAGCACTATAAATGAGAGGGCTACCGCCAGAGCCGAGCGTTTGTCCATATCGTTCATAATAATTTCTCCTTAAATTTTCAAACCCTTCGCTATGGCAGATCCACGCCGCCGCGGGCGAAGGGATGGCAGCGCATCAATCTCAGAAAACTTTTCAAAGAACCTTTCGCGATGCCGTATTTTTCAAGAGCCTCAAGGAAGTAATTGGAGCAGGACGGATGGAATCTGCATGAAGGCGTTCTCGGAACGGCCTGCCATATTTTCACGGGAAAACTCACCGCGCTTTTCAACAAATTCATAAACATCCCGCCAGCACCTCTTTCAGAGACCGCGAAAATTCGCCGTATTCGGCCGGCGGCGCCTTTCTCAATGTCACGCATATATCGCTTCTTCCTTCCATGCCCAATGTCCGCGAGCCTTCCCTGATCCATCTTTTGATTTTGTTTCTCCGCACGGCCAGAGGTATGATGCGTTTGGCTATCCTTAAACGAATACGCCCTTCCGGCGAAGGATCCCTCAGTACAAAACATCTGAAAAACTGATTTTCTGTGAATTTATTACGGTGTGAGTTTTTTTCTGCCTTTCTTGCGTCTTGCATTCAAAACATTCACTCCGGAAGATGTCTGCATCCTCTTTCTAAAACCGTGCACTCTTGCCCGCTTTTTTTTATGTGGCTGATATGTTCTTTTCATAGACAGAATTCTTATAAAAAAACGGGCTTTTGTCAATTGCCGCTTTGATTTTTGTTATAATACGGGATGAAAACAGAGGCTCTAAAAATATACCGTCTTTTGAAAGAACATTATCCCCGCGCCCGTATAGCCCTGAAATATAAAAGCCCCTGGGAGCTTCTTGTGGCCACGGTTCTTTCGGCTCAGTGCACGGACAAAAGGGTGAACATGGTGACGGAAAAGCTCTTCGCCAAATACAGGTCCGTAAAAGAATATGCCTCGGCCGATATAAATGAGTTTGAAAATGACATACGCTCCACGGGGTTTTTCAGGAACAAATCCAGAAACATTTTGGATTCCGCTAAAATAATCCTGAAAAAACATAAAGGTGAAGTGCCGCGGACAATGGAAGATCTCACCGCTCTTCCGGGCATAGGCCGGAAAACCGCCAATATCATAAGCTGCAACGCTTTCGGCAAAATTTTCGGCATAGCCGTGGACACCCATGTGGGGCGCCTGTCTCAGAGGCTGGGCTTGAGCGGCTGCAAAGATCCCCTGAAGATTGAACAGGATCTTATGAGATCATTCCCGAAAAAAGACTGGGGCAGAATATCCTATCTGTTTATAGAACACGGCCGCGCCGTTTGCGCGGCAAGGAAGCCTGACTGCGATATCTGTTTTTTAAAAGGCCTTTGCCCCCGCAAACCCTATTCAAAATAGGCGCGTTATATGCGGACGGGAATACCGTTCTCCCGCAGATATTTTTTTGTTTCCGTGATAGAGAATTTGCCGAAGTGAAATATCGACGCGGCCAGGACCGCGTCGGCTTTGCCCTTATCAAGGGCGTCTTTAAGATGGATCAGCTCGCCCGCCCCTCCCGAGGCGATAACCGGCACACTGACGGCTTTCGAGACAGCCGCGGTCAGTTCTATATCAAAACCCGACTGCGTGCCGTCTTTGTCCATACTGGTGAGAAGTATTTCGCCTGAGCCGAGTTCCACGGTTTTTTTTGCCCAGTCTATCACATCTATCCCGGTGGCTTTTCTTCCGCCGTATGTATAGACTTCCCATTTCCCCGGGGCTGTTTTTTTGGCGTCTATCGCCGTGATGATGCACTGCGCGCCGAATTCGCGCGAGGCTGCGCGGATAATCGAGGGGTTCTCCACCGCCGATGTGTTCATGGATACTTTGTCCGCTCCCGCTTTCAGGAGGTCTGAGATATCGGAGAGTTTTCTTATTCCGCCGCCCACCGTCAGCGGGATGAATACCTGTTCGGCCGTTTTCGTCACTATCTCCAGCATCGCAGGCCGCTTTTCCACGGAAGCTGTTATATCAAGATAAACCAGCTCGTCGGCCCCGGCCCGCGCGTAAGCGGCGGCGATTTGCACAGGGTCACCGGCGTCCACCAGGTCGACGAAATTCACGCCTTTCACCACTCTGCCGTTTTTAACGTCAAGGCAGGGTATTATTCTTTTTGCCAGGGCGCTGCTTTTCCGCTTTTGGGGATCATTCATTTTTTCCCCCGCATTTGGCTATGAAGTTTTTCATTATCCTCAATCCGTCCTTTCCGCTTTTTTCCGGATGGAACTGCACGGCCCAGAGATTGTCTTTGACTACGGATGAGGCGAATTCACCGCCGTAATCCGTTGTTGAAGATACGAGAGCCGCATCTTCCGGTGACACATGATAGGAGTGCACGAAATAAAAATAGCTTTCGTCGGCTATTCCCTCGAACATCCCGCTCTCACCCGCGGGACTGTTTTGGAATTTCACTTTATTCCAGCCCATGTGTGGTATTTTCAGATCGTTTCTGAAA
Proteins encoded in this region:
- the lpxK gene encoding tetraacyldisaccharide 4'-kinase; protein product: MIKLISLIYGAATGINRFLFEKGLRKKAIMPGFVISAGNISAGGTGKTAFVIDLCRMLGGKKKPAVITRGYKGKTKGPAQAQTGSGAAELFGDEAVMMAEKLAPTPVIVSKNRIKGIRYARKKFKSGIFILDDAFQNFTMGKDRDIVIVDALSPWRGLMREGKRALRRADMIVISKSNLAETRDVEKLKEQIRSFTKAPVISSELKLSGIMDIKTSEKISAVSLENKELGAFCGIGKPDSFKRFLEKNGIALQQFISFGDHHDYSGSDIDKLDKNLTWLTTAKDAVKLGGLSSPADILSVETESAYSEDIVKLIFPGGGENKAVLLDRDGTLNIDPGYVIKKKDLKLFPETIPALKKLSDAGYLLIIASNQSGIGRGYYSLNQVKKFNKALTDKLAGNGINISGIYICPHRPDEECACRKPEALLFEKAIDDFGID
- the folP gene encoding dihydropteroate synthase, translated to MDWTSRSSGKKYAIPFGERTFIMGIINTSPDSFSGDGLNSDDEALRQAGRFIREGADILDVGGQSTRPGAKAIDAGEEIKRTASLIKELSSKFDVPVSIDTYKSEVARAALENGAAMINDISAFQFDKKMPGIVSEYGVPAILMHIKGIPENMQDGVIVYDDVMDSIKEYLRKAIKGALEAGISENMIIVDPGIGFGKTVEHNLIILQRLAELKELGRPVLAGVSRKSFIGKTLNLPENDRLEGTAAAVAAAIMNGADMIRVHDVGAMKRVAAMTDAIVKAGGE
- a CDS encoding PD-(D/E)XK nuclease family protein, which translates into the protein MRLSYSKLSAYEKCPYSYKKVYIDRVKTPYKKYFSFGHSLHAALEDFYSGRLSYWLGLKKPSKENLISALRRHWKSEGYSSEESERAFEEGRQILENYYEVFVRGDFSPAWRVEPQFSFSAGRHQVGGFIDRIHRNGGGFEIIDYKTHRQIPEKETLERDLQLPIYYIGCTEYFRKKITAVSYIFLRHAKKVTYDVNRFDVGRIKQRIEMTADRMAGESDFRPRRNNYCGACDFKNECGLFNSA
- a CDS encoding LemA family protein; this encodes MDYIIDILLWGSLAAVVIYIVKIYNNLVVLKRNADKAWSNIDVLLKQRYDEIPKLVKTVKGYMGHEKSTIVDVIKARGACIHAGTVAEQGQAENMLSGALGKLFALSEKYPELKANENFAHLQSRITQIENQIADRREFYNDSVNVYNIRIHQLPDAMLASFVGYKDADLFKISSRERQDVNIDF
- a CDS encoding glucose-1-phosphate thymidylyltransferase, which produces MTFKAEDFFDLSGFPHREIFKDVETVWEVLPLIGGYIKKHIKPNVSDIRNGGDLITEKKVLENGAVVHAGALLMDDNIELGPGVVVEPGAMITGPVIIGEKSEVRQGAYIRGKVITGPGCVIGHTTEIKNAIMTGKSKAGHFAYIGDSILGSVNLGAGTKLANFKLSEDIINVINPDTRHKINTGLRKFGAILGDGVSTGCNSVMMPGTILGKNCMVYPNFTVRGTWENGTIIKWNMGTLELEGRK
- a CDS encoding phosphoglucosamine mutase; translation: MRLFGTDGIRGVANKSPMTPFHIMKVGGALANYFKKTKSHRPKILIGKDTRLSGYMLESSLAAGITAMGGDVLLVGPMPTPGIAFLTKNINADAGVVISASHNPYMDNGIKVFNSEGMKLSDSAEKEIEKIALSANIHHLLPVSSRIGKNVRVDDALGRYIVFLKNSLPRDFSLEGMKVTLDCANGATYKIAPMIFNELRAEVKAVGISPDGTNINKNCGSLYPEKLANIVLKERSNAGFAFDGDGDRLIAIDEKGHIVSGDEIIAIVSNFLKEQKQLKNNFVVGTVMSNYGLRKYFEQKGIRSSMTRVGDKYVLEEMYKRGAVIGGEDSGHIIFLNHHSTGDGLLTALQLISVMKHTKKKLSELRKVMKRYPQVLINLPVGKRADFKKVPELKKTYDEASAKLAGRGRVLIRYSGTQLLLRIMVEGPSHKEITKIAEDLTKIFKKKLA
- the mnmE gene encoding tRNA uridine-5-carboxymethylaminomethyl(34) synthesis GTPase MnmE, which gives rise to MTGAREHSAGKAKYYPDTIAAPICAWGHASVGLIRISGPCTGKILEKIFNPADHKKIKDIASHSVTYGRIHDGGEVVDEVLVFLMRSPRSYTREDVAEISSHGGPVIIKKIFKLILEHGARAAEPGEFTKRAFLNGRIDLIQAESVAGIISARGERAAKIAAAQMGGKLSRKLDELRKLLITSAAELNAAIDFPEDDIPLSLAKIKKDISRAEEESARLLDGYEAGRLFSEGVKIVIAGKPNVGKSSLINALSSSERAIVTAIPGTTRDIIRESVEIGGIPAELYDTAGLRKKPRGVIEKIGMNKTMDAINKADIIIFVFDASKKADEQDMNIIRMLEPFRKKTIMAGNKIDLGRKEQPKKMAARPVYISCLKDLGISGLKKHLARHLVSGSFISEDDTLLTSARQADCLKNCLSQIKEARGILSRRPAESVWLIEKALAELDKITGREFREEMINEIFSKFCIGK
- the yidC gene encoding membrane protein insertase YidC; translated protein: MNDMDKRSALAVALSFIVLALWWSAISKKQKPPEERAPQTTSTSPVEKKTSAAPETKRQEVQEIPAPREEDTLEISNSSMRCLIGKESGDIRHLFIREKNGEVDLIKEGETRPFRFYANGAALQDPVVIKRGAQIHLSYKGASAVYSLNDEYMTINLSPAGDAHVEAAWAGGIGTDPELMEEQEKRKLQLFHYNNGEKIKKISSPLESALSEWVSVSNRYFLLAFFPSGKTSFSIDPKQTNPEIVFSPEGKSLKLKILAAEKSYSGLSARKNGLEKTLNLGLFSFISVFFIHILNFFYGIFGNYGWSICLLTLIIQIFMFPLTKKNIKSAEAMKRIQPYVKKLQSQYKDDPKRMNEELLNLYRVQKVNPLGGCLPVLIQIPIFWSLFTMLQGLVELRGAHFIFWLTDLSRPDMLFGHLPAFLPFIGSWPIGPLPLLMGATMFFQQKLSITDPTQKMLLLMPLFFTFIFLKFPSGLVLYWLTSNVITLAQHILLKKLK
- the yidD gene encoding membrane protein insertion efficiency factor YidD, with amino-acid sequence MLKSAVSFPVKIWQAVPRTPSCRFHPSCSNYFLEALEKYGIAKGSLKSFLRLMRCHPFARGGVDLP
- a CDS encoding 50S ribosomal protein L34 codes for the protein MKRTYQPHKKKRARVHGFRKRMQTSSGVNVLNARRKKGRKKLTP